Proteins from a single region of Paenibacillus sp. BIHB 4019:
- a CDS encoding leucine-rich repeat domain-containing protein, translating to MGKLEQALLELFGEKYEYHMSNPFTVVKIDLEDSLLQEITSIEALAVFRELTHLNISGLGIRDITPLKKLKKLQVLYADFCSITDIKPLAELYELRELDISSPLNSIKTIEPLRQLKNLEKLYIPDHQIKTLKPILNLKNLQVLSIAKTFIPMDEIEEFKLLNPNCEVWLGCRLE from the coding sequence TACCACATGTCAAATCCTTTTACTGTAGTCAAGATTGACCTTGAAGATAGCTTGCTTCAAGAAATAACAAGTATAGAAGCACTAGCGGTTTTTAGGGAATTGACGCACTTAAACATCTCTGGCCTAGGCATAAGAGATATAACACCATTAAAGAAACTAAAAAAATTGCAGGTTTTATATGCAGACTTTTGTAGCATTACGGATATTAAACCTTTGGCAGAGCTTTATGAGCTTCGGGAACTAGATATTTCATCTCCGCTTAATAGTATAAAGACGATTGAGCCATTACGCCAACTAAAGAATCTTGAGAAGCTTTATATTCCAGACCATCAAATCAAAACGCTTAAACCGATTTTGAATTTAAAAAACTTGCAAGTATTAAGTATTGCTAAAACGTTTATTCCAATGGATGAGATTGAGGAATTTAAGTTGTTGAATCCTAATTGTGAAGTATGGTTGGGGTGTCGTTTAGAATAA